One region of Oncorhynchus mykiss isolate Arlee chromosome 8, USDA_OmykA_1.1, whole genome shotgun sequence genomic DNA includes:
- the LOC110530416 gene encoding protein SSXT isoform X9: MSVAFAPHRQRGKGDITPTGIQKLLDENNQLIQCIMDFQSKGKTAECSQYQQMLHRNLVYLATIADSNQNMQSLLPAKCDSPTPPEVKLEPPTQNMPMGPGGMNQSGVPGPQPPHGHNIPSEGMVSGGPPAPHMQSQMNGQMPGPNHMPMQGPGPGPNQPPNMPGSGSMNMPPSSHGSMGGYNHAVPSSQSMPAQGQMNMTQGPMGNYGPRPNMNMQANQGPMMHQQPPSQQYNIPPGGGGQHYQGQQNPMGMMGQGNHVMGQRPMPPYRPPQQERDPAANQQSPYEKDNERDPAANQQSPYEKDHGNAQYGQQQEAYQQGPPQQQGYPPQQQYPGQQGYPGPQQGYGPSQGAPGQYPQGYPQGQGQQYGAYRGPQPGPPQAQQQRPYPGYDQGQYGNYQQ; this comes from the exons ATGTCGGTGGCGTTTGCACCTCACAGACAACGTGGAAAGGGTGATATAACACCCACTGGAATTCAGAAG TTACTGGATGAAAACAATCAGTTGATTCAATGTATAATGGACTTCCAGAGCAAAGGAAAGACAGCAGAATGTTCACA GTACCAGCAGATGCTCCACAGAAATTTAGTTTACCTGGCCACAATAGCAGACTCCAATCAGAACATGCAGTCTCTGCTCCCTGCT AAGTGTGACTCCCCTACTCCCCCAGAGGTAAAGCTTGAA CCTCCTACTCAGAACATGCCCATGGGCCCTGGTGGGATGAACCAGAGCGGAGTGCCGGGCCCCCAGCCCCCCCACGGACACAACATTCCCTCTGAGGGCATGGTCAGTGGCGGACCCCCAGCCCCACACATGCAGAGCCAGATGAACGGACAGATGCCTG GGCCTAATCACATGCCCATGCAGGGCCCTGGGCCAGGTCCCAACCAGCCCCCCAACATGCCCGGCAGCGGCTCCATGAACATGCCCCCCAGCAGCCATGGCTCTATGGGCGGTTACAACCACGCTGTGCCCTCCTCTCAGAGCATGCCTGCCCAAGGCCAGATGAACATGACCCAAGGACCCATGGGTAACTACGGCCCCCGGCCCAACATGAACATGCAGGCTAACCAAG GCCCCATGATGCACCAGCAGCCTCCCTCCCAGCAGTACAACATACCCCCTGGAGGTGGCGGGCAGCACTACCAGGGCCAGCAGAACCCCATGGGCATGATGGGCCAGGGGAACCACGTGATGGGGCAGAGGCCCATGCCCCCTTACAGACCCCCACAGCAAG AGCGAGACCCAGCAGCCAACCAACAGTCCCCCTATGAAAAAGATAATG AGCGAGACCCAGCAGCCAACCAACAGTCCCCATATGAAAAAGATCATG GTAATGCCCAGTATGGCCAGCAGCAGGAGGCCTACCAGCAAGGTCCTCCCCAGCAGCAGGGCTACCCCCCACAGCAGCAGTACCCTGGACAGCAGGGCTACCCTGGACCGCAACAGGGCTACG GTCCGTCCCAGGGAGCCCCAGGCCAGTACCCCCAGGGTTACCCCCAGGGCCAGGGGCAGCAGTACGGGGCCTACCGGGGCCCCCAGCCCGGCCCCCCTCAGGCCCAGCAGCAACGCCCATACCCAGGCTACGATCAG GGTCAATATGGAAATTACCAGCAATGA
- the LOC110530416 gene encoding protein SSXT isoform X10: MSVAFAPHRQRGKGDITPTGIQKLLDENNQLIQCIMDFQSKGKTAECSQYQQMLHRNLVYLATIADSNQNMQSLLPAKCDSPTPPEVKLEPPTQNMPMGPGGMNQSGVPGPQPPHGHNIPSEGMVSGGPPAPHMQSQMNGQMPGPNHMPMQGPGPGPNQPPNMPGSGSMNMPPSSHGSMGGYNHAVPSSQSMPAQGQMNMTQGPMGNYGPRPNMNMQANQGPMMHQQPPSQQYNIPPGGGGQHYQGQQNPMGMMGQGNHVMGQRPMPPYRPPQQGPPQQYPGQEDYYGDQYSHAGQGASEGNAQYGQQQEAYQQGPPQQQGYPPQQQYPGQQGYPGPQQGYGPSQGAPGQYPQGYPQGQGQQYGAYRGPQPGPPQAQQQRPYPGYDQGQYGNYQQ; the protein is encoded by the exons ATGTCGGTGGCGTTTGCACCTCACAGACAACGTGGAAAGGGTGATATAACACCCACTGGAATTCAGAAG TTACTGGATGAAAACAATCAGTTGATTCAATGTATAATGGACTTCCAGAGCAAAGGAAAGACAGCAGAATGTTCACA GTACCAGCAGATGCTCCACAGAAATTTAGTTTACCTGGCCACAATAGCAGACTCCAATCAGAACATGCAGTCTCTGCTCCCTGCT AAGTGTGACTCCCCTACTCCCCCAGAGGTAAAGCTTGAA CCTCCTACTCAGAACATGCCCATGGGCCCTGGTGGGATGAACCAGAGCGGAGTGCCGGGCCCCCAGCCCCCCCACGGACACAACATTCCCTCTGAGGGCATGGTCAGTGGCGGACCCCCAGCCCCACACATGCAGAGCCAGATGAACGGACAGATGCCTG GGCCTAATCACATGCCCATGCAGGGCCCTGGGCCAGGTCCCAACCAGCCCCCCAACATGCCCGGCAGCGGCTCCATGAACATGCCCCCCAGCAGCCATGGCTCTATGGGCGGTTACAACCACGCTGTGCCCTCCTCTCAGAGCATGCCTGCCCAAGGCCAGATGAACATGACCCAAGGACCCATGGGTAACTACGGCCCCCGGCCCAACATGAACATGCAGGCTAACCAAG GCCCCATGATGCACCAGCAGCCTCCCTCCCAGCAGTACAACATACCCCCTGGAGGTGGCGGGCAGCACTACCAGGGCCAGCAGAACCCCATGGGCATGATGGGCCAGGGGAACCACGTGATGGGGCAGAGGCCCATGCCCCCTTACAGACCCCCACAGCAAG gacCCCCTCAGCAGTACCCAGGGCAGGAAGACTACTATGGGGACCAGTACAGTCACGCAGGACAGGGAGCCTCAGAAG GTAATGCCCAGTATGGCCAGCAGCAGGAGGCCTACCAGCAAGGTCCTCCCCAGCAGCAGGGCTACCCCCCACAGCAGCAGTACCCTGGACAGCAGGGCTACCCTGGACCGCAACAGGGCTACG GTCCGTCCCAGGGAGCCCCAGGCCAGTACCCCCAGGGTTACCCCCAGGGCCAGGGGCAGCAGTACGGGGCCTACCGGGGCCCCCAGCCCGGCCCCCCTCAGGCCCAGCAGCAACGCCCATACCCAGGCTACGATCAG GGTCAATATGGAAATTACCAGCAATGA
- the LOC110530416 gene encoding protein SSXT isoform X8, producing MSVAFAPHRQRGKGDITPTGIQKLLDENNQLIQCIMDFQSKGKTAECSQYQQMLHRNLVYLATIADSNQNMQSLLPAKCDSPTPPEVKLEPPTQNMPMGPGGMNQSGVPGPQPPHGHNIPSEGMVSGGPPAPHMQSQMNGQMPGPNHMPMQGPGPGPNQPPNMPGSGSMNMPPSSHGSMGGYNHAVPSSQSMPAQGQMNMTQGPMGNYGPRPNMNMQANQGPMMHQQPPSQQYNIPPGGGGQHYQGQQNPMGMMGQGNHVMGQRPMPPYRPPQQGPPQQYPGQEDYYGDQYSHAGQGASEERDPAANQQSPYEKDNGNAQYGQQQEAYQQGPPQQQGYPPQQQYPGQQGYPGPQQGYGPSQGAPGQYPQGYPQGQGQQYGAYRGPQPGPPQAQQQRPYPGYDQGQYGNYQQ from the exons ATGTCGGTGGCGTTTGCACCTCACAGACAACGTGGAAAGGGTGATATAACACCCACTGGAATTCAGAAG TTACTGGATGAAAACAATCAGTTGATTCAATGTATAATGGACTTCCAGAGCAAAGGAAAGACAGCAGAATGTTCACA GTACCAGCAGATGCTCCACAGAAATTTAGTTTACCTGGCCACAATAGCAGACTCCAATCAGAACATGCAGTCTCTGCTCCCTGCT AAGTGTGACTCCCCTACTCCCCCAGAGGTAAAGCTTGAA CCTCCTACTCAGAACATGCCCATGGGCCCTGGTGGGATGAACCAGAGCGGAGTGCCGGGCCCCCAGCCCCCCCACGGACACAACATTCCCTCTGAGGGCATGGTCAGTGGCGGACCCCCAGCCCCACACATGCAGAGCCAGATGAACGGACAGATGCCTG GGCCTAATCACATGCCCATGCAGGGCCCTGGGCCAGGTCCCAACCAGCCCCCCAACATGCCCGGCAGCGGCTCCATGAACATGCCCCCCAGCAGCCATGGCTCTATGGGCGGTTACAACCACGCTGTGCCCTCCTCTCAGAGCATGCCTGCCCAAGGCCAGATGAACATGACCCAAGGACCCATGGGTAACTACGGCCCCCGGCCCAACATGAACATGCAGGCTAACCAAG GCCCCATGATGCACCAGCAGCCTCCCTCCCAGCAGTACAACATACCCCCTGGAGGTGGCGGGCAGCACTACCAGGGCCAGCAGAACCCCATGGGCATGATGGGCCAGGGGAACCACGTGATGGGGCAGAGGCCCATGCCCCCTTACAGACCCCCACAGCAAG gacCCCCTCAGCAGTACCCAGGGCAGGAAGACTACTATGGGGACCAGTACAGTCACGCAGGACAGGGAGCCTCAGAAG AGCGAGACCCAGCAGCCAACCAACAGTCCCCCTATGAAAAAGATAATG GTAATGCCCAGTATGGCCAGCAGCAGGAGGCCTACCAGCAAGGTCCTCCCCAGCAGCAGGGCTACCCCCCACAGCAGCAGTACCCTGGACAGCAGGGCTACCCTGGACCGCAACAGGGCTACG GTCCGTCCCAGGGAGCCCCAGGCCAGTACCCCCAGGGTTACCCCCAGGGCCAGGGGCAGCAGTACGGGGCCTACCGGGGCCCCCAGCCCGGCCCCCCTCAGGCCCAGCAGCAACGCCCATACCCAGGCTACGATCAG GGTCAATATGGAAATTACCAGCAATGA
- the LOC110530416 gene encoding protein SSXT isoform X15, with protein sequence MSVAFAPHRQRGKGDITPTGIQKLLDENNQLIQCIMDFQSKGKTAECSQYQQMLHRNLVYLATIADSNQNMQSLLPAPPTQNMPMGPGGMNQSGVPGPQPPHGHNIPSEGMVSGGPPAPHMQSQMNGQMPGPNHMPMQGPGPGPNQPPNMPGSGSMNMPPSSHGSMGGYNHAVPSSQSMPAQGQMNMTQGPMGNYGPRPNMNMQANQGPMMHQQPPSQQYNIPPGGGGQHYQGQQNPMGMMGQGNHVMGQRPMPPYRPPQQGNAQYGQQQEAYQQGPPQQQGYPPQQQYPGQQGYPGPQQGYGPSQGAPGQYPQGYPQGQGQQYGAYRGPQPGPPQAQQQRPYPGYDQGQYGNYQQ encoded by the exons ATGTCGGTGGCGTTTGCACCTCACAGACAACGTGGAAAGGGTGATATAACACCCACTGGAATTCAGAAG TTACTGGATGAAAACAATCAGTTGATTCAATGTATAATGGACTTCCAGAGCAAAGGAAAGACAGCAGAATGTTCACA GTACCAGCAGATGCTCCACAGAAATTTAGTTTACCTGGCCACAATAGCAGACTCCAATCAGAACATGCAGTCTCTGCTCCCTGCT CCTCCTACTCAGAACATGCCCATGGGCCCTGGTGGGATGAACCAGAGCGGAGTGCCGGGCCCCCAGCCCCCCCACGGACACAACATTCCCTCTGAGGGCATGGTCAGTGGCGGACCCCCAGCCCCACACATGCAGAGCCAGATGAACGGACAGATGCCTG GGCCTAATCACATGCCCATGCAGGGCCCTGGGCCAGGTCCCAACCAGCCCCCCAACATGCCCGGCAGCGGCTCCATGAACATGCCCCCCAGCAGCCATGGCTCTATGGGCGGTTACAACCACGCTGTGCCCTCCTCTCAGAGCATGCCTGCCCAAGGCCAGATGAACATGACCCAAGGACCCATGGGTAACTACGGCCCCCGGCCCAACATGAACATGCAGGCTAACCAAG GCCCCATGATGCACCAGCAGCCTCCCTCCCAGCAGTACAACATACCCCCTGGAGGTGGCGGGCAGCACTACCAGGGCCAGCAGAACCCCATGGGCATGATGGGCCAGGGGAACCACGTGATGGGGCAGAGGCCCATGCCCCCTTACAGACCCCCACAGCAAG GTAATGCCCAGTATGGCCAGCAGCAGGAGGCCTACCAGCAAGGTCCTCCCCAGCAGCAGGGCTACCCCCCACAGCAGCAGTACCCTGGACAGCAGGGCTACCCTGGACCGCAACAGGGCTACG GTCCGTCCCAGGGAGCCCCAGGCCAGTACCCCCAGGGTTACCCCCAGGGCCAGGGGCAGCAGTACGGGGCCTACCGGGGCCCCCAGCCCGGCCCCCCTCAGGCCCAGCAGCAACGCCCATACCCAGGCTACGATCAG GGTCAATATGGAAATTACCAGCAATGA
- the LOC110530416 gene encoding protein SSXT isoform X11 encodes MSVAFAPHRQRGKGDITPTGIQKLLDENNQLIQCIMDFQSKGKTAECSQYQQMLHRNLVYLATIADSNQNMQSLLPAKCDSPTPPEVKLEPPTQNMPMGPGGMNQSGVPGPQPPHGHNIPSEGMVSGGPPAPHMQSQMNGQMPGPNHMPMQGPGPGPNQPPNMPGSGSMNMPPSSHGSMGGYNHAVPSSQSMPAQGQMNMTQGPMGNYGPRPNMNMQANQGPMMHQQPPSQQYNIPPGGGGQHYQGQQNPMGMMGQGNHVMGQRPMPPYRPPQQGPPQQYPGQEDYYGDQYSHAGQGASEGNAQYGQQQEAYQQGPPQQQGYPPQQQYPGQQGYPGPQQGYGPSQGAPGQYPQGYPQGQGQQYGAYRGPQPGPPQAQQQRPYPGYDQGHMRK; translated from the exons ATGTCGGTGGCGTTTGCACCTCACAGACAACGTGGAAAGGGTGATATAACACCCACTGGAATTCAGAAG TTACTGGATGAAAACAATCAGTTGATTCAATGTATAATGGACTTCCAGAGCAAAGGAAAGACAGCAGAATGTTCACA GTACCAGCAGATGCTCCACAGAAATTTAGTTTACCTGGCCACAATAGCAGACTCCAATCAGAACATGCAGTCTCTGCTCCCTGCT AAGTGTGACTCCCCTACTCCCCCAGAGGTAAAGCTTGAA CCTCCTACTCAGAACATGCCCATGGGCCCTGGTGGGATGAACCAGAGCGGAGTGCCGGGCCCCCAGCCCCCCCACGGACACAACATTCCCTCTGAGGGCATGGTCAGTGGCGGACCCCCAGCCCCACACATGCAGAGCCAGATGAACGGACAGATGCCTG GGCCTAATCACATGCCCATGCAGGGCCCTGGGCCAGGTCCCAACCAGCCCCCCAACATGCCCGGCAGCGGCTCCATGAACATGCCCCCCAGCAGCCATGGCTCTATGGGCGGTTACAACCACGCTGTGCCCTCCTCTCAGAGCATGCCTGCCCAAGGCCAGATGAACATGACCCAAGGACCCATGGGTAACTACGGCCCCCGGCCCAACATGAACATGCAGGCTAACCAAG GCCCCATGATGCACCAGCAGCCTCCCTCCCAGCAGTACAACATACCCCCTGGAGGTGGCGGGCAGCACTACCAGGGCCAGCAGAACCCCATGGGCATGATGGGCCAGGGGAACCACGTGATGGGGCAGAGGCCCATGCCCCCTTACAGACCCCCACAGCAAG gacCCCCTCAGCAGTACCCAGGGCAGGAAGACTACTATGGGGACCAGTACAGTCACGCAGGACAGGGAGCCTCAGAAG GTAATGCCCAGTATGGCCAGCAGCAGGAGGCCTACCAGCAAGGTCCTCCCCAGCAGCAGGGCTACCCCCCACAGCAGCAGTACCCTGGACAGCAGGGCTACCCTGGACCGCAACAGGGCTACG GTCCGTCCCAGGGAGCCCCAGGCCAGTACCCCCAGGGTTACCCCCAGGGCCAGGGGCAGCAGTACGGGGCCTACCGGGGCCCCCAGCCCGGCCCCCCTCAGGCCCAGCAGCAACGCCCATACCCAGGCTACGATCAG GGACACATGAGGAAATAA
- the LOC110530416 gene encoding protein SSXT isoform X6 has translation MSVAFAPHRQRGKGDITPTGIQKLLDENNQLIQCIMDFQSKGKTAECSQYQQMLHRNLVYLATIADSNQNMQSLLPAKCDSPTPPEVKLEPPTQNMPMGPGGMNQSGVPGPQPPHGHNIPSEGMVSGGPPAPHMQSQMNGQMPGPNHMPMQGPGPGPNQPPNMPGSGSMNMPPSSHGSMGGYNHAVPSSQSMPAQGQMNMTQGPMGNYGPRPNMNMQANQGPMMHQQPPSQQYNIPPGGGGQHYQGQQNPMGMMGQGNHVMGQRPMPPYRPPQQGPPQQYPGQEDYYGDQYSHAGQGASEGGLLQPPFPDQGFDPSEQYYQGERDPAANQQSPYEKDNGNAQYGQQQEAYQQGPPQQQGYPPQQQYPGQQGYPGPQQGYGPSQGAPGQYPQGYPQGQGQQYGAYRGPQPGPPQAQQQRPYPGYDQGHMRK, from the exons ATGTCGGTGGCGTTTGCACCTCACAGACAACGTGGAAAGGGTGATATAACACCCACTGGAATTCAGAAG TTACTGGATGAAAACAATCAGTTGATTCAATGTATAATGGACTTCCAGAGCAAAGGAAAGACAGCAGAATGTTCACA GTACCAGCAGATGCTCCACAGAAATTTAGTTTACCTGGCCACAATAGCAGACTCCAATCAGAACATGCAGTCTCTGCTCCCTGCT AAGTGTGACTCCCCTACTCCCCCAGAGGTAAAGCTTGAA CCTCCTACTCAGAACATGCCCATGGGCCCTGGTGGGATGAACCAGAGCGGAGTGCCGGGCCCCCAGCCCCCCCACGGACACAACATTCCCTCTGAGGGCATGGTCAGTGGCGGACCCCCAGCCCCACACATGCAGAGCCAGATGAACGGACAGATGCCTG GGCCTAATCACATGCCCATGCAGGGCCCTGGGCCAGGTCCCAACCAGCCCCCCAACATGCCCGGCAGCGGCTCCATGAACATGCCCCCCAGCAGCCATGGCTCTATGGGCGGTTACAACCACGCTGTGCCCTCCTCTCAGAGCATGCCTGCCCAAGGCCAGATGAACATGACCCAAGGACCCATGGGTAACTACGGCCCCCGGCCCAACATGAACATGCAGGCTAACCAAG GCCCCATGATGCACCAGCAGCCTCCCTCCCAGCAGTACAACATACCCCCTGGAGGTGGCGGGCAGCACTACCAGGGCCAGCAGAACCCCATGGGCATGATGGGCCAGGGGAACCACGTGATGGGGCAGAGGCCCATGCCCCCTTACAGACCCCCACAGCAAG gacCCCCTCAGCAGTACCCAGGGCAGGAAGACTACTATGGGGACCAGTACAGTCACGCAGGACAGGGAGCCTCAGAAG GTGGTTTACTACAGCCACCGTTCCCTGATCAAGGCTTTGATCCCTCAGAACAATACTACCAAGGAG AGCGAGACCCAGCAGCCAACCAACAGTCCCCCTATGAAAAAGATAATG GTAATGCCCAGTATGGCCAGCAGCAGGAGGCCTACCAGCAAGGTCCTCCCCAGCAGCAGGGCTACCCCCCACAGCAGCAGTACCCTGGACAGCAGGGCTACCCTGGACCGCAACAGGGCTACG GTCCGTCCCAGGGAGCCCCAGGCCAGTACCCCCAGGGTTACCCCCAGGGCCAGGGGCAGCAGTACGGGGCCTACCGGGGCCCCCAGCCCGGCCCCCCTCAGGCCCAGCAGCAACGCCCATACCCAGGCTACGATCAG GGACACATGAGGAAATAA
- the LOC110530416 gene encoding protein SSXT isoform X3 produces the protein MSVAFAPHRQRGKGDITPTGIQKLLDENNQLIQCIMDFQSKGKTAECSQYQQMLHRNLVYLATIADSNQNMQSLLPAKCDSPTPPEVKLEPPTQNMPMGPGGMNQSGVPGPQPPHGHNIPSEGMVSGGPPAPHMQSQMNGQMPGPNHMPMQGPGPGPNQPPNMPGSGSMNMPPSSHGSMGGYNHAVPSSQSMPAQGQMNMTQGPMGNYGPRPNMNMQANQGPMMHQQPPSQQYNIPPGGGGQHYQGQQNPMGMMGQGNHVMGQRPMPPYRPPQQGPPQQYPGQEDYYGDQYSHAGQGASEGGLLQPPFPDQGFDPSEQYYQGERDPAANQQSPYEKDNERDPAANQQSPYEKDHGNAQYGQQQEAYQQGPPQQQGYPPQQQYPGQQGYPGPQQGYGPSQGAPGQYPQGYPQGQGQQYGAYRGPQPGPPQAQQQRPYPGYDQGHMRK, from the exons ATGTCGGTGGCGTTTGCACCTCACAGACAACGTGGAAAGGGTGATATAACACCCACTGGAATTCAGAAG TTACTGGATGAAAACAATCAGTTGATTCAATGTATAATGGACTTCCAGAGCAAAGGAAAGACAGCAGAATGTTCACA GTACCAGCAGATGCTCCACAGAAATTTAGTTTACCTGGCCACAATAGCAGACTCCAATCAGAACATGCAGTCTCTGCTCCCTGCT AAGTGTGACTCCCCTACTCCCCCAGAGGTAAAGCTTGAA CCTCCTACTCAGAACATGCCCATGGGCCCTGGTGGGATGAACCAGAGCGGAGTGCCGGGCCCCCAGCCCCCCCACGGACACAACATTCCCTCTGAGGGCATGGTCAGTGGCGGACCCCCAGCCCCACACATGCAGAGCCAGATGAACGGACAGATGCCTG GGCCTAATCACATGCCCATGCAGGGCCCTGGGCCAGGTCCCAACCAGCCCCCCAACATGCCCGGCAGCGGCTCCATGAACATGCCCCCCAGCAGCCATGGCTCTATGGGCGGTTACAACCACGCTGTGCCCTCCTCTCAGAGCATGCCTGCCCAAGGCCAGATGAACATGACCCAAGGACCCATGGGTAACTACGGCCCCCGGCCCAACATGAACATGCAGGCTAACCAAG GCCCCATGATGCACCAGCAGCCTCCCTCCCAGCAGTACAACATACCCCCTGGAGGTGGCGGGCAGCACTACCAGGGCCAGCAGAACCCCATGGGCATGATGGGCCAGGGGAACCACGTGATGGGGCAGAGGCCCATGCCCCCTTACAGACCCCCACAGCAAG gacCCCCTCAGCAGTACCCAGGGCAGGAAGACTACTATGGGGACCAGTACAGTCACGCAGGACAGGGAGCCTCAGAAG GTGGTTTACTACAGCCACCGTTCCCTGATCAAGGCTTTGATCCCTCAGAACAATACTACCAAGGAG AGCGAGACCCAGCAGCCAACCAACAGTCCCCCTATGAAAAAGATAATG AGCGAGACCCAGCAGCCAACCAACAGTCCCCATATGAAAAAGATCATG GTAATGCCCAGTATGGCCAGCAGCAGGAGGCCTACCAGCAAGGTCCTCCCCAGCAGCAGGGCTACCCCCCACAGCAGCAGTACCCTGGACAGCAGGGCTACCCTGGACCGCAACAGGGCTACG GTCCGTCCCAGGGAGCCCCAGGCCAGTACCCCCAGGGTTACCCCCAGGGCCAGGGGCAGCAGTACGGGGCCTACCGGGGCCCCCAGCCCGGCCCCCCTCAGGCCCAGCAGCAACGCCCATACCCAGGCTACGATCAG GGACACATGAGGAAATAA